The Thermosynechococcus sp. genome has a segment encoding these proteins:
- the nagA gene encoding N-acetylglucosamine-6-phosphate deacetylase produces MMAPQWLDRVRLLGRDRLQQVQLADGKVVAIGADLIPPQAVGVVDFAGDYLSLGGVDLQINGALGIPFSGLKTAAPLPKISRYLWQQGIDAYAPTIVTAPLGAIHTALGLIHQYVPNSLEPEAKILGVHLEGPFLNPHKRGAHPQEYLQPLTLEAVQAVLAAFSPAVCILTLAPELDTSHQVLPYLRKLGITVSLGHSMATLAQAQAAFEAGATMITHAFNAMPPLHHREPGLLAAALTDQRVWCGVIADGVHVHPQMLRLLWQCAGDRLFLVSDALAPLGLGDGLYPWDERHIEVKNGTARLADGTLCGTTVPLLAMVGRLVDWGVCNFEAALTLATVNPRRALGLRTELLQQPATHLLRWRSPDHYERLPATCPPARP; encoded by the coding sequence ATGATGGCGCCGCAATGGCTGGATCGGGTCCGGCTTTTGGGGCGCGATCGCCTGCAACAGGTCCAACTTGCCGATGGCAAGGTAGTCGCCATTGGCGCAGATTTAATTCCACCGCAAGCGGTTGGCGTTGTTGATTTTGCTGGTGATTATCTCTCCTTGGGGGGGGTGGATTTACAAATTAACGGTGCCTTAGGCATTCCTTTTTCGGGCTTGAAGACGGCAGCACCGCTGCCTAAAATTAGTCGCTACCTTTGGCAACAGGGGATTGATGCCTATGCCCCCACCATCGTAACTGCTCCCTTAGGGGCAATTCACACCGCTTTGGGACTGATTCACCAGTATGTGCCAAATTCGCTGGAGCCAGAAGCTAAGATTCTCGGCGTCCATTTAGAGGGGCCGTTTCTCAATCCCCACAAGCGGGGGGCCCACCCCCAAGAGTATCTGCAACCCTTGACCTTGGAAGCCGTTCAAGCGGTTCTGGCAGCGTTTAGCCCAGCAGTGTGCATTCTCACCCTAGCGCCGGAACTAGATACAAGCCATCAGGTTTTGCCCTACTTGCGGAAGTTAGGAATTACCGTCAGTTTAGGGCACTCCATGGCCACCCTCGCGCAGGCCCAGGCGGCTTTTGAGGCGGGTGCCACCATGATTACCCATGCCTTTAATGCGATGCCTCCCCTCCACCATCGAGAGCCGGGACTGTTAGCGGCTGCCTTGACCGATCAGCGGGTCTGGTGTGGAGTGATTGCCGATGGGGTTCATGTTCACCCGCAAATGCTGCGGCTGTTGTGGCAATGCGCGGGCGATCGCCTGTTTTTAGTCAGTGATGCGCTGGCACCGCTGGGGTTAGGGGATGGCCTGTACCCTTGGGATGAGCGGCACATTGAGGTTAAAAATGGCACTGCACGATTGGCCGATGGCACCCTCTGCGGTACCACAGTGCCGCTTCTGGCCATGGTGGGACGATTGGTGGACTGGGGAGTGTGCAATTTTGAAGCAGCGTTAACATTGGCGACGGTAAACCCGCGCCGGGCTCTGGGCTTGAGGACTGAACTATTACAACAACCGGCCACTCACCTGTTGCGCTGGCGATCGCCTGACCATTATGAACGCCTGCCGGCTACTTGCCCCCCTGCTCGGCCATAA
- a CDS encoding ferredoxin family protein has product MAHTIVTNTCEGVADCVEACPVACIHPGPGKNTKGTDWFWIDFATCIDCGICLQVCPVEGAIVPEERPDLQATPA; this is encoded by the coding sequence GTGGCCCACACCATTGTCACCAATACCTGTGAAGGGGTTGCTGATTGCGTCGAGGCCTGCCCGGTGGCCTGTATCCATCCAGGGCCGGGCAAAAATACCAAAGGTACGGATTGGTTCTGGATTGATTTTGCCACTTGCATTGACTGCGGTATCTGTCTGCAGGTGTGTCCTGTCGAGGGGGCAATTGTGCCCGAAGAACGTCCTGATTTACAAGCAACGCCCGCATGA
- a CDS encoding helicase HerA domain-containing protein: MTAQQLGIVVQGSLSQGLEVRLSGQVSVEELRVGQFLVVQGRRGRFFCLLTDVALGTANPRILLNPPALEDTFLQEVLAGSGTFATLSVAPMVMILDEEQELRPVKTIPAHFSPVYEASERDFRAVFGWEDDPQRRNFAIGTPLDMAVPICLDLDRFVERSNGVFGKSGTGKSFLTRLLLSGIIRKQAAVNLIFDMHSEYGWEATREGKQLSTVKGLRQLFPSQVKIYTLDPESTQRRGVRDAQELYIGFDQIEVEDLALVQAELNLPEASLENAMILRNEFGKGWITRLLMMTNQEIQEFCETKMGSKASIMALQRKLTRLEQLKYLRNTCAKNYIGQILETLAAGHHVVIEFGSQANMLSYMLATNIIARRIHQAYVQQSEVFLQTKNPSDRPRQLVITIEEAHRFLDPATVRQTIFGTIAREMRKYFVTLLVVDQRPSGIDSEIMSQIGTRITALLNDEKDIEAIFTGVPGSQQLRSVLAKLDSKQQALVLGHAVPMPVVIQTRSYDERFYGEIGDRDWQELPTPALLEAAEAAKSDLGI, encoded by the coding sequence ATGACGGCTCAACAACTGGGAATAGTCGTCCAAGGCTCCCTCAGTCAAGGCCTTGAAGTGCGACTCAGCGGTCAGGTTTCAGTGGAGGAACTGCGGGTGGGGCAATTTTTGGTGGTGCAAGGCCGGCGAGGGCGCTTCTTTTGCCTGCTGACCGATGTTGCTCTCGGCACTGCCAATCCCCGCATTCTCCTCAATCCCCCCGCCCTTGAAGATACCTTTTTGCAGGAGGTGCTGGCGGGCAGTGGCACCTTTGCCACCCTAAGTGTGGCGCCAATGGTGATGATTCTCGACGAGGAGCAGGAATTACGCCCTGTGAAAACCATTCCTGCCCACTTCAGTCCGGTTTACGAAGCTAGTGAACGGGACTTTCGCGCCGTCTTTGGCTGGGAGGATGATCCGCAGCGGCGCAACTTTGCCATTGGTACGCCCTTGGATATGGCGGTGCCCATTTGTTTGGATTTAGATCGCTTTGTCGAGCGCAGCAATGGCGTATTTGGCAAGTCGGGAACGGGCAAGTCCTTTTTGACGCGGCTGTTGTTGTCGGGGATTATCCGCAAACAGGCGGCGGTGAACCTGATTTTTGATATGCACTCGGAGTATGGCTGGGAGGCCACCCGGGAAGGCAAGCAACTGAGTACCGTTAAGGGATTGCGGCAACTGTTTCCAAGCCAAGTAAAGATCTATACCCTTGACCCGGAATCCACCCAACGGCGGGGTGTGCGCGACGCCCAGGAACTCTACATTGGGTTTGATCAAATCGAGGTCGAGGACTTGGCGCTGGTGCAGGCAGAACTCAACCTCCCGGAGGCCAGCCTCGAAAATGCCATGATTCTGCGCAATGAGTTTGGCAAAGGCTGGATCACTCGCCTGCTGATGATGACCAATCAGGAGATTCAGGAGTTTTGTGAAACGAAAATGGGCAGCAAGGCTTCCATCATGGCGCTGCAGCGCAAACTCACGCGGCTAGAACAACTGAAGTACCTACGGAATACCTGCGCTAAAAACTACATCGGTCAGATTTTAGAGACCCTGGCTGCCGGTCACCATGTGGTCATTGAGTTTGGCTCCCAAGCCAATATGCTCTCCTATATGCTGGCAACCAATATTATTGCCCGTCGCATCCATCAAGCCTACGTCCAGCAATCGGAGGTGTTTTTACAGACCAAAAATCCCAGCGATCGCCCCCGTCAACTGGTAATCACTATTGAGGAGGCCCACCGCTTCCTGGATCCTGCCACTGTAAGGCAAACCATTTTTGGCACGATCGCCCGCGAAATGCGCAAGTATTTCGTGACCTTGCTAGTTGTGGATCAACGGCCTTCGGGCATTGATAGCGAAATCATGTCCCAAATCGGTACTCGTATTACTGCCCTTCTCAACGATGAAAAAGACATTGAGGCAATTTTCACGGGGGTGCCCGGATCACAGCAGTTGCGTTCGGTGTTAGCAAAGCTAGATTCTAAACAACAGGCTCTGGTTCTTGGCCATGCAGTGCCGATGCCGGTGGTGATTCAAACCCGTAGCTATGATGAAAGGTTCTATGGGGAAATCGGCGATCGCGACTGGCAGGAACTACCCACACCTGCGCTCTTAGAGGCAGCTGAAGCGGCTAAGTCAGATTTGGGGATTTAG